One Glycine max cultivar Williams 82 chromosome 4, Glycine_max_v4.0, whole genome shotgun sequence DNA segment encodes these proteins:
- the LOC100305816 gene encoding COBRA-like protein precursor — protein sequence MGLNVHRVHSPTLKSIILLLALCTLSDCYDPLDPNGNISVTFDIFQRTPDNGYLARVTLQNYYQYRHVDKPGWKLGWTWANNEVIWSMSGAIATDRGNCSSYSGSQMPHSCKKDPTIVDLSLDASQNRSEHCCRGGLLSPWSIDPFYAFSSFELEVRNVGDNPLGQAPINLTLMAPGPGYTCSPLLDTDLSVSSDFGGLRQVPVLRTWKSTCAYSSFLANTIPVCCVSLSSFYNPAITSCRNCSCGCREADKSTATCIRSSSLSRSNEDNTIDEMIECTDHMCPVRVHWHFKNNYMNQWRVKLTISNYNYNRNYSNWNVLVQHPGFTQKARTYSFNSTKLPTLGLQDGVSLFWGIDYYNNELVHSDKDGVGLVTTEILLDKDPNSFTVSNGWAFPRRIYFNGENCEMPLPDTFPMLPNGGSILRATYCGFSLLYILLFLALLLILWF from the exons ATGGGGCTGAATGTTCATCGCGTACATTCTCCTACGCTGAAGTCGATAATACTATTACTTGCTCTCTGCACTTTATCAG ATTGTTATGACCCATTGGATCCTAATGGGAACATTTCCGTAACTTTTGACATCTTCCAACGTACTCCAGATAATGGATATCTG GCAAGGGTGACCCTTCAAAACTACTATCAATATCGGCATGTAGACAAACCTGGGTGGAAACTAGGATGGACGTGGGCTAACAATGAAGTGATATGGTCAATGAGTGGTGCCATAGCAACTGATAGAGGGAATTGTTCATCTTACAGCGGCTCTCAGATGCCACATTCATGCAAGAAAGATCCCACCATAGTTGATCTCTCTCTAGATGCCTCACAAAACAGGTCAGAGCATTGTTGCCGTGGTGGCCTCCTCTCTCCCTGGTCTATTGATCCTTTCTATGCATTCTCTTCATTTGAACTTGAAGTGCGCAACGTGGGAGATAACCCACTTGGACAAGCACCTATTAATCTTACATTGATGGCCCCAGGTCCTGGTTACACTTGTAGCCCCCTTCTTGACACTGATCTCTCAGTGTCCTCAGATTTTGGGGGACTAAGACAAGTTCCTGTTCTCA GAACTTGGAAGTCAACATGTGCATACTCCAGTTTCTTAGCAAACACAATACCGGTATGCTGTGTTTCCCTCTCATCATTTTACAACCCCGCCATCACATCTTGCCGTAATTGCAGTTGTGGATGCAGAGAAGCAGATAAAAGTACAGCAACTTGCATAAG GTCTAGTTCCTTGTCACGGTCTAATGAGGACAACACAATTGATGAAATGATTGAATGCACCGACCACATGTGCCCAGTTCGAGTCCATTGGCATTTCAAGAACAATTATATGAACCAATGGAGGGTGAAGCTTACAATTTCTAACTACAACTACAACAGAAACTACTCAAACTGGAACGTACTCGTTCAACATCCTGGTTTCACCCAAAAAGCGAGAACTTACAGCTTCAACAGCACTAAACTTCCCACCCTTGGGCTCCAAG ATGGAGTTTCCCTTTTTTGGGGGATAGATTATTACAACAATGAGCTAGTGCATTCTGATAAGGATGGAGTGGGTCTTGTGACTACAGAAATACTATTGGATAAAGATCCAAATTCTTTCACAGTAAGTAATGGATGGGCATTTCCGAGAAGAATATATTTCAACGGGGAGAACTGCGAAATGCCTTTACCTGACACGTTTCCTATGTTACCAAATGGTGGCTCCATTTTAAGAGCTACTTACTGTGGTTTCAGTCTTTTATATATCCTTTTGTTTCTTGCCCTACTACTGATCCTTTGGTTTTGA